TAATTATATTATCTACAGATATTTCACGAGTTTCTCCATCTTTTAAATTTACAACTATAGTATTTTTATCTTTAATAGAAGCTCTTCCAGGTATAAATTCAATATTCTTATATGAGGATATCAACTTTTCGATGCCACCTACTAGCTGACCAACTACAGCTTTCTTTCTCTCTTGTAGTGCTTTGCCATCTAGCTTAAAGTTATCTACTGTAATTCCAAATTCTTTAGAACGCCTTAGAGTACGCATTATTTCAGCGTTTCTAAAGTAAGTTTTGGTAGGGATACAGCCTCTATTAAGGCATGTACCCCCTACTTCTCTTTCCTCTATCAAATAGATATTGGCACCTAGTTGAGCTCCTCTTATAGCTGCTACATATCCTCCTGGACCTGCTCCTATAACTGCTATATTTTTAGTCAACTAATATTACACCTACCCTTCATATTTAAGTATAGGATTTCTTGCCGCTCTTGTTTCGTCTACCCTTCTTACAGGAGTATCATGGGGTGCTTCTTTTAATATTTCTGGATTTTCTTTCGCTTCTTCTGCTATCTTAATAAGTGCTTCTGCAAACTCATCTAAAGTTTCCTTTGTTTCAGTTTCTGTTGGTTCTGTCATTAAAGCTTCTTCTACTATAAGTGGAAAATAAATTGTTGGTGGATGATATCCATAATCCAATAATCTTTTAGCCACATCTAATGTAGTTACTCCTTCTGGAGCATCTTTTAATCCAGCTAATACAAATTCATGTTTAAATATGGTATCTTTCTGTAAATTATAATGTTCTTTTAATTTATGTGCTAAATAATTGGCATTTAATACTGCCATCTCGCTAGCTTTCTTCAATCCATCTTTTCCCATAGCCAATATATAAGCATAACCTTTAACTAAAACATTGAAATGTCCATAAAAATCCCTAATCTTACCTACAGATTTAGGAATATCATAGTTTAAGTAGTATCTATCTCCATCTTTTTCAACAGTTGGAACTGGTAAAAATTCCAATAAAGCTTTCTTCACTCCAACAGGACCTGAACCTGGTCCTCCTCCGCCGTGAGGTGTAGAAAAGGTCTTGTGAATATTAAAGTGTACTACATCAAATCCCATATCTCCTGGTCGTGCTTTGCCTAGTATAGCATTGGCATTAGCACCATCATAATAAACCAATCCTCCTGCTTCATGCACTAAATCTGCTATTTCTTTAATATGTCTTTCAAATAATCCTAATGTGTTTGGATTTGTAAGCATTAAACCAGCAATTTCATCATTTAATACAGCCTTTAAACTTTCTATATCCACTATACCTTCTTCTGTAGATTTAATCTCCACTGTATCAAATCCTGCCATTACTGATGATGCTGGATTTGTCCCATGGGCTGAATCTGGAACTATTATCTTAGTTCTTTTAGTATCTCCTCTATTCTCATGATAAGCTTTTATCAAAGTTAAACCTGTAAGTTCACCATGAGCTCCAGCTGCTGGATGTAAAGTCATCTTATCCATTCCAGATATTTCACATAGTGCTTGATCAATTTCATACATCAATCTAAGAGCACCTTGTACAGTCTCTTCTGGTTGTAGCGGATGTATGTTTACAAATCCATCTAATTTTGCTATATCTTCATTAATTTTTGGATTATATTTCATAGTACAAGAACCTAATGGATAAAATCCTGTATCTACACCAAAATTTTTATTGGAAAGATTGGTATAATGTCTTACTATATCTACTTCACTTACTTCTGGAAGGTTTAACTCATCTTTATTTAAAAATTCTTCAGGAATTAACTCCTCAAGGGCTACTTCTTCGACATCATTTTCTGGTAGCCTATAGGCAGTTCTTCCTGGTTTTGATAATTCAAATATTAATTTATTATATTTTTTCATATTATCCCCTCCAATATAGAACTTAAAGTATCAATTTCCTCTTTCGTCCTCTTTTCAGTAACTGCATAGAGGATTCCATTTTTATATTGGGGATATTCTTTTTCTAATGAGTAACCTCCAAGTATTTTTTCTTCTAATAATTTATTATTTATCTTATCTGCATCTATGGAACTTGTTACTGCAAATTCCTTAAAGAAAGGTTTGTCAAATAATGGTTTGTATTTGCCAGATTTAGTTATTTGTTTAAATGCATAATGAGCTTTTTGAGTTGCTTGAGTTGCTACTTCTCTAAGCCCTTTTTTGCCTAATGTAACCAAATATACTGCTGCAGCTAATGTATTTATTCCTTGATTAGAACATATATTAGAAGTTGCTTTTTCTCTTCTAATATGCTGTTCCCTTGCTTGTAATGTAAGTACAAAAGCTCTATTTCCATCTACATCTATAGTTTCTCCCACTATTCTGCCAGGTAACTTTCTCATATGAGCTTTTTTAGTTGCCATAAATCCAAGATATGGTCCTCCAAAGGAAAGTGGTATCCCTAAAGGTTGCCCTTCACCTACCACTATATCTGCACCTAGAGAACCTGGTGATTTTAAAATCCCTAAGGATATTGGATCTACAGAGGTTACAAACATAGTTCTCTTTTGACTATGAGCTATCTCTCCAATGGCTTCTAAATCTTCAATTATACCGAAAAAGTTTGGACTTTGAACTATTACTGCTGCAGTTTTAGCATCTACATGTTTTTTTAGTTCTTCTAAGTCAGTTACTCCTTCTTTGTCCTCTATTTCAACTACTTCTATGCTTTGAAGATGAGCATAAGTATTTAGAACCTTTCTGTATTCAGGGTTAACAGTTTTAGATATAATTATTTTATTTCTTCTAGTTATATTAGATGCCATAAAAGCTGCTTCAGCTATAGCTGTTCCCCCATCATACAAGGAAGCATTAGATACATCCATACCTGTTAAATTACATATAAGAGTTTGGTATTCAAATATATATTGTAATGTACCTTGACTTATTTCAGCTTGATATGGGGTATAAGAAGTATAAAATTCACTTCTTGAGGTAATATGTCCTACTATTGAAGGTATATAATGATCATATGCACCAGCACCCAAAAAACAAGTTAAATCATCTATAGTGGTGTTGGATTCTGCTAATTTTTTCATATATTTAGCTACTTCTAGTTCTGACATGGAGGAATTAAGATTTAAATCTCTTTTTAATTTAACATCCTCAGGTATATCGCTAAATAAATCTTCAACTGAATTAACTCCTATAACCTCCAACATCCTCTGTTCATCTTCTTTAGTATTTGGGATGTAAGGATACATAATTTAAGCCTCCTCGTCTAAGAACTTTTCATATTCCTCACTCGTCATCAAATCATCCAATTGAGATTTATCTGCTATCTCAATTTTTACTAGCCAATTTTCATAAGGATCTTCATTTAACAGGGCTGGATCATCTAATAATTCTTCATTTATTTCTATTATCTTTCCATCTATTGGCATATAAACATCTGCTGCTGCTTTTACTGATTCTACTGCGGAAAAAGCTTCTCCTTGTTCAAATTCATCGTCAATTTCTGGAAGTTCTACATATACAATGTCACCTA
This portion of the Keratinibaculum paraultunense genome encodes:
- the gcvH gene encoding glycine cleavage system protein GcvH; the protein is MKVVKDLYYTEDHEWVKVEGGEAYIGIADYAQDQLGDIVYVELPEIDDEFEQGEAFSAVESVKAAADVYMPIDGKIIEINEELLDDPALLNEDPYENWLVKIEIADKSQLDDLMTSEEYEKFLDEEA
- the gcvPA gene encoding aminomethyl-transferring glycine dehydrogenase subunit GcvPA; amino-acid sequence: MYPYIPNTKEDEQRMLEVIGVNSVEDLFSDIPEDVKLKRDLNLNSSMSELEVAKYMKKLAESNTTIDDLTCFLGAGAYDHYIPSIVGHITSRSEFYTSYTPYQAEISQGTLQYIFEYQTLICNLTGMDVSNASLYDGGTAIAEAAFMASNITRRNKIIISKTVNPEYRKVLNTYAHLQSIEVVEIEDKEGVTDLEELKKHVDAKTAAVIVQSPNFFGIIEDLEAIGEIAHSQKRTMFVTSVDPISLGILKSPGSLGADIVVGEGQPLGIPLSFGGPYLGFMATKKAHMRKLPGRIVGETIDVDGNRAFVLTLQAREQHIRREKATSNICSNQGINTLAAAVYLVTLGKKGLREVATQATQKAHYAFKQITKSGKYKPLFDKPFFKEFAVTSSIDADKINNKLLEEKILGGYSLEKEYPQYKNGILYAVTEKRTKEEIDTLSSILEGII
- the gcvPB gene encoding aminomethyl-transferring glycine dehydrogenase subunit GcvPB, producing MKKYNKLIFELSKPGRTAYRLPENDVEEVALEELIPEEFLNKDELNLPEVSEVDIVRHYTNLSNKNFGVDTGFYPLGSCTMKYNPKINEDIAKLDGFVNIHPLQPEETVQGALRLMYEIDQALCEISGMDKMTLHPAAGAHGELTGLTLIKAYHENRGDTKRTKIIVPDSAHGTNPASSVMAGFDTVEIKSTEEGIVDIESLKAVLNDEIAGLMLTNPNTLGLFERHIKEIADLVHEAGGLVYYDGANANAILGKARPGDMGFDVVHFNIHKTFSTPHGGGGPGSGPVGVKKALLEFLPVPTVEKDGDRYYLNYDIPKSVGKIRDFYGHFNVLVKGYAYILAMGKDGLKKASEMAVLNANYLAHKLKEHYNLQKDTIFKHEFVLAGLKDAPEGVTTLDVAKRLLDYGYHPPTIYFPLIVEEALMTEPTETETKETLDEFAEALIKIAEEAKENPEILKEAPHDTPVRRVDETRAARNPILKYEG